Proteins encoded together in one Candidatus Sulfotelmatobacter sp. window:
- a CDS encoding GNAT family N-acyltransferase, with protein MQNDPVLVDHVPVDHSRLDQARAEVLSRVVEFPGLARKFAPVDKVRDLYRRVQQSPSGFHLENLLAEMRVGLRVGEADQARIPATGAVVVVANHPYGVLDGALLTVLLTRVRPDVKVLTNSLLGDVPELQKHCIFVDPFHTDHSVESNRRAMREALAWLRQGGVLAVFPAGEVSHWQMPGAQIADREWNATAVRLIRKTGATALPVYFCGHNGVGFQFIGMLHPKLRTAFLLQEFLKQEGKTVEVRVGSGIAADAVEAIRDDREAIAYLRWRTYLLGRRSKQEVSWPTALRSKLAFKIQEPLVDPISAESLADEIEKLPDDRCLAENGDLAVYHAAAPEVPQMLQEVGRLREITFRGAGEGTGKSVDLDPFDDYYSHILLWHKTKRELVGAYRAGNTAEILAQHGVKGLYTSTLFRYDDRIFQKLGPALELGRSFVRPEYQRQYAPLLLLWKGIARMVARRPDVPVLFGAVSISNDYNEASREMICRFFEARMQEDELAGMIEPRRPFRPAPLRRFDCRAMHHALRDLDELSEPITDVEADGKGLPILLRQYAKIGGRLLGFNVDRKFSNVVDGLVVVDLRKTEPAVLERYMGREGATRFREMHFASTAG; from the coding sequence ATGCAAAACGATCCTGTGCTCGTCGATCACGTTCCGGTGGATCATTCTCGGCTTGATCAAGCGCGGGCCGAAGTGTTGTCGCGCGTGGTGGAGTTTCCCGGCCTCGCGCGAAAGTTTGCTCCTGTCGACAAAGTGAGAGATTTATACCGGCGAGTGCAACAGTCGCCGAGCGGATTCCATCTGGAGAACCTGCTCGCGGAGATGCGCGTTGGATTGCGCGTGGGGGAAGCGGATCAAGCGCGGATTCCCGCAACAGGCGCGGTGGTAGTGGTGGCGAACCATCCGTATGGAGTGTTGGATGGCGCGCTGCTCACGGTTTTGCTGACGCGGGTGCGGCCCGACGTGAAGGTGCTGACCAACTCTCTGCTCGGGGATGTGCCGGAGTTGCAGAAGCATTGTATTTTTGTGGACCCGTTTCATACCGATCACTCGGTGGAGTCGAACCGGCGGGCGATGCGCGAGGCTTTGGCCTGGTTGCGGCAGGGCGGCGTGTTGGCGGTGTTTCCGGCCGGCGAAGTCTCGCACTGGCAGATGCCGGGGGCGCAGATTGCCGACCGGGAGTGGAATGCGACGGCAGTGCGTTTGATTCGCAAAACCGGAGCGACGGCGTTGCCGGTATATTTCTGCGGGCACAACGGCGTGGGATTTCAGTTTATCGGCATGCTGCATCCCAAGCTGCGTACGGCATTTCTGTTGCAGGAGTTCCTGAAGCAGGAAGGCAAGACCGTGGAAGTGCGCGTAGGCAGTGGCATTGCGGCGGATGCGGTGGAAGCGATCCGCGACGATCGCGAGGCGATCGCGTACTTGCGCTGGAGAACTTATCTCTTAGGGCGACGCAGCAAACAAGAAGTATCCTGGCCGACCGCATTACGGTCAAAACTTGCATTCAAAATTCAGGAACCCTTGGTGGATCCGATATCGGCCGAGTCGCTGGCGGATGAAATCGAAAAGCTTCCGGACGATCGCTGCCTGGCGGAGAACGGCGACCTGGCCGTCTACCATGCAGCGGCGCCAGAAGTACCACAAATGCTGCAGGAAGTGGGGCGGTTGCGCGAGATCACGTTTCGCGGTGCGGGCGAAGGGACGGGAAAGAGCGTAGATCTCGATCCGTTCGACGATTATTATTCGCACATTTTGTTGTGGCACAAAACGAAGCGCGAGTTGGTGGGAGCTTATCGCGCGGGCAATACAGCGGAAATTCTGGCGCAGCACGGCGTGAAGGGCCTGTACACGAGCACGCTGTTCCGCTACGACGACAGAATTTTTCAGAAGCTGGGCCCGGCGCTAGAGTTGGGGCGATCGTTTGTGAGGCCGGAGTACCAGCGGCAATATGCGCCGCTGTTGCTGCTGTGGAAAGGAATCGCGCGAATGGTAGCGCGGCGGCCCGATGTTCCAGTGCTGTTCGGTGCGGTCAGCATCAGCAACGATTACAACGAAGCGTCGCGCGAAATGATTTGCCGGTTTTTTGAAGCGCGCATGCAGGAGGACGAACTGGCGGGAATGATTGAACCGCGGCGGCCATTTCGTCCGGCGCCGTTGCGCAGATTCGATTGCCGCGCGATGCACCATGCGTTGCGCGACTTAGATGAGCTTTCTGAGCCGATCACCGACGTGGAAGCCGATGGCAAGGGGCTGCCGATTCTGCTGCGGCAATATGCCAAGATCGGCGGCCGACTGCTGGGTTTTAACGTGGACCGCAAGTTCTCCAATGTTGTTGACGGCTTGGTCGTGGTGGATCTGCGCAAGACTGAACCTGCCGTGTTGGAGCGTTACATGGGGCGGGAGGGCGCGACGAGATTTCGCGAGATGCACTTCGCTTCTACGGCTGGCTAA
- a CDS encoding ABC transporter permease subunit, whose translation MKRSTTFRGFSAYRIWTQLPGIEISYLPDVLMFGAGIALFYAVLMVGRTWLGPFTPEVEISRSLWALPAYAGYSLLRIAIAYVLSLAFTLVYGYVAAYNRRAERFMIPLLDVLQSIPVLSFLPGVMLAMVALFPGRQLGVEAGAILLIFTGQVWNMAFSFYASLKSIPKEMREAAKIYQFSWWQRFIEVELPFAAIGLVWNSMMSVAGGWFFLMACEMFVLGARDFRLPGLGSYLQTAASAGDTRSILWGVGTMVAVIVLLDQFVWRPVIAWAEKFKVEQVESTETPDSWVLDMIRRSRSLARIREKTVRPLGERLMLYFSRVRASGQDEQRSAWKIWITRVLAVVALAGMSYGVVRVVMILTGLQKAEVQEAFLGLGATFLRVNLTLLIGALWTIPAGVAIGFNPRLARIAQPLAQIAASVPATALFPVVLLLLIRVGGGLGIGSIVLLLLGTQWYILFNVIAGAIAIPTDLKECCSVFRIGGIERWKKLILPGIFPYLITGMVTASGGAWNASIVAEYFHFKGQIYTTVGLGATISQATDAGNFDLLLAATMMMAATVVTINRLLWRRLYALAETRYRLET comes from the coding sequence ATGAAGAGATCCACCACATTCAGAGGATTTTCGGCGTATCGAATCTGGACGCAGTTACCCGGCATTGAGATCTCGTACTTGCCGGATGTGCTGATGTTCGGGGCGGGGATCGCTTTGTTCTATGCGGTGCTGATGGTGGGGCGCACGTGGCTCGGACCCTTCACGCCGGAAGTAGAGATCTCGCGGAGCTTGTGGGCCCTGCCTGCATATGCGGGATATTCGCTGCTGCGCATCGCGATCGCATACGTTCTCAGCCTCGCATTCACGCTCGTCTATGGATACGTGGCAGCGTATAACCGGCGCGCCGAGCGCTTCATGATTCCGCTGCTGGATGTGTTGCAGTCGATCCCCGTGCTCAGTTTTCTTCCCGGCGTGATGCTGGCGATGGTGGCGCTATTTCCGGGACGGCAACTGGGCGTGGAGGCGGGCGCCATCCTGCTGATTTTCACCGGGCAGGTTTGGAACATGGCGTTCAGCTTTTACGCCTCTCTGAAGTCGATCCCGAAAGAGATGCGCGAGGCTGCGAAAATTTACCAGTTCAGCTGGTGGCAGCGCTTCATTGAAGTGGAGTTGCCGTTCGCGGCGATCGGGCTGGTGTGGAATTCGATGATGTCGGTGGCGGGCGGCTGGTTTTTTCTGATGGCCTGCGAGATGTTCGTGCTGGGCGCGCGCGACTTCCGTCTCCCAGGGTTGGGATCGTATCTCCAGACCGCGGCCAGCGCGGGCGACACGCGGTCGATTCTGTGGGGCGTCGGCACGATGGTCGCAGTGATCGTGCTGCTCGACCAGTTCGTGTGGCGTCCGGTGATCGCATGGGCGGAGAAATTTAAAGTGGAGCAGGTCGAAAGCACCGAGACGCCGGACTCATGGGTGCTCGACATGATTCGGCGTTCGCGAAGCCTGGCGCGAATTCGCGAGAAGACGGTGCGACCGTTGGGCGAGCGGCTGATGCTGTACTTTTCGCGCGTGCGTGCGAGCGGCCAAGATGAGCAGCGCAGTGCGTGGAAGATTTGGATTACGCGGGTGCTGGCAGTCGTGGCGCTGGCGGGGATGAGTTATGGCGTGGTCCGCGTCGTCATGATTTTAACTGGACTCCAGAAGGCCGAGGTGCAGGAGGCCTTTCTGGGGCTCGGCGCTACGTTTCTGCGGGTGAATCTGACGTTGCTGATTGGAGCGTTGTGGACGATTCCAGCGGGGGTGGCGATTGGATTTAATCCACGGCTGGCGCGGATCGCGCAGCCCCTGGCGCAAATTGCAGCGTCGGTGCCGGCGACGGCGCTGTTCCCGGTTGTTCTGCTGCTGCTGATTCGCGTGGGCGGCGGGCTGGGGATTGGGTCGATCGTACTCTTGCTGCTGGGAACGCAATGGTACATATTGTTCAACGTAATTGCCGGAGCCATTGCGATTCCGACGGATTTGAAGGAGTGTTGTTCCGTCTTTCGGATTGGCGGGATCGAGCGCTGGAAGAAATTAATCCTGCCGGGGATTTTTCCTTACCTCATTACGGGTATGGTGACTGCGTCGGGTGGAGCTTGGAACGCGAGCATCGTGGCAGAATATTTTCACTTCAAGGGGCAGATCTATACGACGGTTGGATTGGGCGCGACGATTTCTCAGGCCACCGACGCCGGGAATTTCGATTTGCTGCTGGCCGCGACCATGATGATGGCGGCGACAGTAGTAACCATCAATCGGCTGTTGTGGCGCAGATTGTATGCGCTGGCGGAAACGCGATATCGGCTGGAAACGTGA